Proteins co-encoded in one Desulfitobacterium hafniense DCB-2 genomic window:
- a CDS encoding radical SAM protein, with translation MKLQWEEGTTLAQTQSVCPLCLKVVQARITVHDQAVYMEKECSEHGYFTVYLWPDVNHYQWMQQFNLPALPPHSPVAVRDGCPSDCGLCEAHLRQPTLVEIEVTEGCNLRCPVCFMAANDFRPDPNPSLEALGEKYRYILRHTNPDTSIQLTGGEPTTREDLADIIRLGREIGFQAIEVNTNGVVIGRNPDYLQKLAEAGVSGIYLQFDGLTGEVYEQIRGENLLPAKLKAIANCREAGVQVVLAMTVIEGINEKQLGEVLKFALANKDVIVGIAYQPAFGSGRFDVPLSKRLTMGDVIFMLAEQSEGILEPYDFWPLGCSNPLCSSSAYLVEDQGRIASLSRRLTPREYREAINPQSPQGSVFADIALMNYPDLEPGLTILIENYIDARTMDLKKLRECSMIVAGKSGGLTPFCGYQLTNIHGEKLSEIRKHHDNQKASR, from the coding sequence ATGAAGCTGCAATGGGAAGAAGGGACGACATTAGCGCAGACACAAAGCGTTTGTCCCCTCTGTCTGAAGGTTGTCCAGGCCCGGATTACCGTTCATGATCAGGCGGTTTATATGGAGAAGGAATGTTCCGAGCACGGCTATTTTACCGTTTATTTATGGCCGGATGTCAATCATTATCAATGGATGCAGCAGTTTAACCTGCCGGCGCTGCCTCCTCATTCGCCTGTGGCCGTCCGGGATGGGTGTCCCAGTGATTGCGGGTTGTGCGAGGCTCATCTGCGCCAGCCGACCCTAGTGGAGATTGAGGTAACGGAAGGGTGCAACCTCCGCTGCCCGGTCTGTTTTATGGCAGCCAATGATTTTCGTCCCGATCCCAATCCAAGCTTAGAGGCACTTGGGGAAAAGTACCGTTATATTCTTAGACACACCAACCCCGATACCAGTATCCAGCTGACGGGGGGAGAACCCACCACCCGTGAGGATTTGGCCGATATTATCCGTTTAGGCCGGGAGATCGGCTTTCAGGCTATTGAAGTGAATACCAACGGGGTGGTGATCGGCCGGAACCCGGATTATCTGCAGAAACTTGCCGAGGCAGGAGTCAGCGGCATCTATCTCCAATTTGACGGGTTGACAGGGGAGGTCTATGAGCAAATACGGGGTGAGAATTTATTGCCCGCCAAGCTTAAAGCCATTGCCAACTGCCGTGAGGCGGGGGTACAAGTGGTTTTAGCCATGACGGTGATCGAAGGAATCAATGAAAAGCAGCTGGGGGAAGTGCTTAAGTTTGCCCTGGCCAACAAAGATGTGATTGTGGGAATTGCGTACCAGCCGGCCTTTGGTTCCGGGCGGTTCGATGTGCCCTTGTCCAAGCGTTTGACTATGGGAGATGTGATCTTTATGCTGGCTGAGCAGAGTGAGGGTATCCTCGAACCCTATGATTTTTGGCCCTTGGGCTGTTCCAATCCTTTATGTTCCAGCTCCGCTTACCTGGTGGAGGATCAGGGTAGAATCGCCTCCCTTTCGCGGCGGCTCACTCCCCGGGAATACAGGGAAGCCATTAATCCCCAGAGTCCCCAAGGTTCGGTTTTTGCCGATATTGCTTTGATGAACTATCCGGATCTTGAACCGGGTTTAACCATCCTCATCGAAAATTATATTGATGCCCGCACGATGGACTTAAAAAAACTGCGGGAATGCAGCATGATCGTTGCCGGCAAATCCGGTGGGCTGACTCCTTTTTGCGGATATCAATTGACCAATATCCATGGCGAAAAGCTATCCGAAATCAGAAAACATCATGATAATCAGAAAGCATCAAGGTGA
- the nrfD gene encoding NrfD/PsrC family molybdoenzyme membrane anchor subunit: MSQKHETWGWMLAVDFFFAGMGAAMLLFAGIAELLTGSNLSTVGILAGAVFIAMGAGLLVLELGRPFQALRVFMNPKAILTFGAWNMSIAIVAGLFLGTSWLEAFPWFGLVGFRKILAIVCIFTGFVVAAYPGALLARHKARPFWNGPGMMVLFLTSSLLTGLSAYVVVGWLSGAAPVIYSAFPAIGAGLCAFQLVIWIGYLWIKSSGTTEREVAAVKRWTSGNFANPFRIGFMFLGTVVPLVLFLIPNGFSTGVAGILAILGGVIMRNLVVYAGQDRTWLPGEEKYRSRLPHGDEAFLQKVWTKQI, from the coding sequence ATGAGCCAAAAACATGAAACATGGGGCTGGATGTTAGCCGTGGACTTCTTTTTTGCCGGCATGGGGGCCGCCATGCTGCTCTTTGCCGGGATCGCCGAATTATTGACAGGCAGCAATCTCTCCACGGTGGGGATTCTGGCCGGGGCAGTGTTTATCGCTATGGGAGCCGGGTTGTTAGTCCTGGAATTAGGGAGACCTTTCCAGGCTTTGCGGGTATTTATGAACCCTAAAGCCATCTTAACCTTTGGGGCATGGAATATGTCCATCGCCATTGTCGCCGGCCTCTTTTTAGGTACGTCCTGGCTGGAAGCTTTTCCTTGGTTCGGCCTGGTCGGATTTCGTAAAATCCTGGCCATTGTCTGTATTTTCACCGGTTTTGTAGTTGCTGCCTATCCGGGGGCACTCCTGGCACGGCATAAAGCCCGTCCTTTCTGGAATGGGCCGGGCATGATGGTGCTCTTTTTAACCTCTTCTTTATTGACGGGCCTATCCGCCTATGTGGTAGTAGGTTGGCTGAGCGGGGCGGCACCTGTGATTTATAGTGCTTTCCCGGCCATAGGGGCGGGGCTTTGTGCTTTCCAATTGGTTATATGGATCGGCTATCTTTGGATTAAGAGTTCGGGAACTACTGAGCGGGAAGTGGCGGCTGTTAAGCGCTGGACCAGCGGGAACTTTGCCAACCCTTTCCGGATCGGGTTTATGTTCCTGGGCACGGTGGTGCCCTTGGTACTGTTTCTCATTCCTAATGGATTCTCCACAGGAGTGGCCGGGATCCTGGCAATCCTGGGCGGAGTAATCATGCGCAATCTGGTGGTCTATGCCGGTCAGGATCGCACCTGGCTGCCCGGAGAAGAAAAATATCGGTCAAGACTTCCCCATGGTGATGAAGCTTTCTTACAAAAGGTTTGGACAAAACAGATTTAA
- a CDS encoding MFS transporter has translation MKNFSISEVMDSFGVNKFTWSIFFFLGLAMVFDGYDYMIVSYTMPQISAEWGLSAVEKGSLSSWSLFGLIIGGAISGIVSDKIGRKRTLVYSIAIYSLLNIPIFFAPSFGFYALFRVLAGLGLGACIPVVTTIFSESTPTNRRALFITFGMAWMIVGWVLAGLVATYLVPRVGWRWCYLVGGFPFIYSIFLHFKMKESVYWLANKGRNEDAVKRLQEIEKVATGKVTNWDPNALVVPPKSKVVGPKALFSKTYRMTTAGVWITYFCGCFTVYGINAWLPSLMLEKGLQLSSAYGLSIAQNAAAVIANCSTGFVAEVIGRRKNLIGSYGLGIVAILIMAFVGSSFWAILAANIFLGFAINYSITAVQPLMAEGYPTDIRNTGVSWCQAFGRLGGALAPIVAGMIIGLNLGYSSAFLFYVVPLLFGLLAAFLLIRNETKGKSIDQIQEENVLKAGS, from the coding sequence ATGAAAAATTTCAGCATTTCCGAAGTCATGGATTCCTTTGGGGTCAATAAGTTTACATGGTCTATCTTCTTCTTCTTGGGATTGGCGATGGTTTTTGATGGGTATGACTATATGATCGTCTCCTATACTATGCCCCAGATTTCTGCGGAATGGGGATTAAGCGCTGTGGAAAAAGGCAGCTTATCCTCATGGAGCCTTTTTGGCTTAATTATTGGAGGTGCCATATCCGGTATAGTCTCAGACAAGATAGGGCGGAAAAGGACCTTAGTCTATTCTATCGCTATCTATTCCTTGCTGAACATTCCGATTTTCTTTGCACCAAGCTTCGGCTTCTATGCTTTATTCCGGGTGTTGGCCGGCCTTGGCTTGGGAGCCTGTATTCCGGTCGTCACAACGATCTTCTCTGAATCCACTCCTACCAACCGCCGCGCCCTTTTCATTACCTTTGGGATGGCCTGGATGATTGTCGGTTGGGTTTTAGCAGGCTTGGTGGCTACCTATCTGGTTCCCCGGGTGGGCTGGAGATGGTGCTATCTGGTAGGCGGTTTCCCCTTCATCTACTCGATCTTCCTGCACTTCAAAATGAAAGAATCCGTCTATTGGTTAGCCAACAAAGGGAGAAATGAAGATGCGGTCAAGAGACTTCAGGAAATTGAGAAGGTTGCAACGGGCAAGGTTACCAATTGGGATCCCAACGCCCTGGTTGTCCCTCCAAAATCCAAAGTCGTCGGACCGAAGGCCCTTTTCTCCAAAACTTACCGCATGACAACGGCCGGTGTTTGGATTACCTATTTCTGCGGTTGCTTTACGGTCTATGGCATTAACGCCTGGCTGCCCTCTTTAATGCTGGAAAAAGGTCTGCAGCTGTCCTCAGCCTATGGACTATCCATTGCTCAAAATGCCGCTGCGGTCATTGCCAACTGTTCAACAGGCTTTGTGGCTGAAGTGATTGGCCGCAGAAAAAATCTGATCGGCAGCTATGGATTAGGAATTGTGGCTATTTTGATCATGGCTTTCGTGGGCAGTAGTTTTTGGGCAATCTTAGCGGCTAATATTTTCCTTGGCTTTGCCATCAACTACTCCATTACAGCAGTTCAGCCGCTGATGGCGGAGGGATATCCCACAGATATCCGCAACACAGGGGTGTCCTGGTGTCAAGCCTTTGGCCGGCTGGGCGGAGCCCTTGCCCCCATTGTGGCCGGTATGATTATCGGTTTAAATCTGGGTTACTCAAGTGCCTTTCTTTTCTATGTCGTGCCCTTGCTCTTCGGTTTACTGGCGGCCTTCCTCTTGATTAGAAATGAGACCAAAGGCAAGAGTATCGATCAAATTCAAGAAGAAAATGTTTTAAAGGCCGGCAGTTAA
- a CDS encoding molybdopterin-dependent oxidoreductase: MSTKIDLEQEGVEVKKACCYFCHQNCGCLVYVKDGKILHFEGDTEYPTNSGGLCCRGNVNLIHLDHEARVNFPLKRKGERGSGEWERITWEQAIDEIGTKLAEIRQHYGAEAVATAGGTSRTDDWARRRFMNLFGSPNGFHNAHLCWIPTFMIETAVYGWSPFEIDLGSSRCLVLWGQNPAISTLPEMSGVSGLKANGLKVIVIDPRYTETAAKADLWIPVRPGSDLALALAWINVIIYEGLADYDFVYEYCQGFDELTAHVEEFTPEWAEPLTGVSADLIREGARMYAMNKPGNIQWGTALDQIGKPAGATQHARAILRAITGNLDCPGADLLTGPSLEFVTDEEMELNEFLTEEQRAKQLGSDKFKLVTWPGYGRIAEIAKKYWGKAPTAEWMCEAHPPTVFNAILTGEPYPVKALLVSATNPVNSYGESQKVLAALKAVDFMVTCDYWLTPTAMLSDYVLPMAGSFERPTITSTYGCSDFLMCSQRAIQPMYERHSDFEFWRDLGIRLGQKEHWPWETLEDAYFYRIKDLGYGVESYDEFVEYYRFHFPEREYFKYKEKGGFGTPSGKVEIYSSVLEELGYPPLPPYIAPVENEVDYPELAKEYPLILTTGAGVMPFHHSEHFNIKELRFIRHEPHMEINPDTAAEYGIQEGDWVWVETRRGRIKQKASLTEGIRPGTVFTERGWWYPERDLRNPELGGCLESNTNVLTSTADEDCDPLSGSWANRGLLCKVYKVSSSDRREDK; the protein is encoded by the coding sequence ATGAGCACGAAAATTGATTTGGAACAAGAAGGTGTCGAAGTCAAAAAAGCCTGCTGCTATTTCTGTCACCAGAACTGCGGCTGCTTGGTTTATGTCAAAGACGGCAAGATCCTTCATTTCGAAGGAGACACGGAGTACCCAACCAATTCCGGCGGTTTATGCTGTCGCGGCAATGTCAATCTCATCCATCTGGACCATGAAGCAAGGGTTAATTTCCCGTTGAAACGCAAGGGGGAGCGTGGTTCGGGGGAATGGGAAAGAATTACCTGGGAACAAGCTATCGATGAAATCGGCACCAAATTAGCAGAGATTCGCCAACATTATGGAGCAGAGGCTGTAGCCACAGCCGGCGGAACTTCCCGTACCGATGACTGGGCACGGCGGCGCTTTATGAATCTTTTCGGCAGCCCTAACGGTTTCCACAACGCCCATTTATGCTGGATTCCCACCTTTATGATCGAAACAGCCGTTTATGGCTGGAGTCCTTTTGAAATTGACCTGGGCAGCAGCCGATGTCTGGTCTTGTGGGGACAGAATCCGGCAATATCCACTTTGCCTGAAATGAGCGGCGTCAGCGGCCTTAAAGCGAACGGGCTGAAAGTCATCGTTATTGATCCACGCTATACGGAAACAGCCGCCAAAGCGGATCTCTGGATACCCGTACGCCCTGGATCAGACCTGGCTTTAGCCTTGGCTTGGATCAATGTCATCATCTATGAAGGCTTAGCTGATTATGATTTTGTCTATGAATACTGTCAGGGTTTTGATGAATTGACTGCTCATGTGGAAGAATTCACTCCTGAATGGGCTGAACCTTTGACCGGAGTCAGCGCCGATCTTATTCGTGAAGGGGCACGGATGTACGCCATGAACAAACCCGGCAATATCCAGTGGGGTACGGCTCTTGACCAAATCGGCAAACCTGCCGGCGCTACCCAGCATGCCCGGGCCATCTTAAGAGCCATTACCGGCAACCTGGACTGCCCCGGAGCGGATCTTCTCACCGGCCCCAGTCTGGAATTTGTGACTGACGAAGAAATGGAACTCAATGAGTTCTTAACGGAAGAGCAGCGGGCCAAGCAACTGGGCTCGGATAAATTCAAACTGGTAACCTGGCCCGGATACGGCCGCATCGCCGAAATAGCCAAGAAGTATTGGGGCAAGGCGCCTACCGCAGAATGGATGTGTGAGGCCCATCCTCCCACAGTCTTTAACGCTATCCTGACCGGAGAACCCTATCCGGTGAAAGCTTTGCTGGTTTCGGCGACGAATCCGGTCAATTCCTATGGTGAAAGCCAAAAGGTCCTGGCCGCCTTAAAAGCGGTGGATTTTATGGTAACCTGCGACTATTGGCTGACCCCCACCGCCATGCTTTCCGATTATGTGCTGCCCATGGCGGGCTCCTTTGAGCGGCCGACGATTACCTCCACCTATGGCTGTTCGGATTTCTTAATGTGTTCACAACGGGCCATTCAGCCCATGTATGAGCGGCACAGCGATTTTGAATTCTGGCGGGATCTGGGCATCCGCCTGGGGCAAAAAGAGCATTGGCCTTGGGAAACTCTTGAAGATGCTTATTTTTACCGGATTAAAGATCTGGGCTATGGTGTGGAAAGTTATGATGAATTCGTGGAGTATTACCGTTTCCACTTCCCGGAACGGGAGTATTTCAAATACAAAGAAAAAGGCGGATTTGGCACCCCTTCGGGTAAAGTGGAGATCTACTCCAGTGTGTTGGAGGAATTAGGCTATCCCCCCCTGCCACCCTATATAGCTCCCGTTGAAAATGAGGTGGATTATCCGGAACTTGCTAAAGAGTATCCTTTAATCCTAACCACAGGGGCAGGTGTAATGCCTTTTCATCATTCGGAACACTTCAATATTAAGGAACTGCGCTTTATCCGCCATGAACCCCATATGGAAATCAATCCTGATACTGCGGCAGAGTATGGCATTCAGGAAGGGGATTGGGTCTGGGTGGAGACCCGGCGGGGCCGCATTAAACAAAAAGCCAGCTTAACCGAAGGCATCAGGCCCGGCACAGTCTTCACGGAACGGGGCTGGTGGTATCCGGAAAGAGATCTGCGCAATCCGGAATTGGGTGGTTGTCTGGAATCCAACACCAACGTTCTTACCAGTACGGCAGATGAAGATTGTGATCCATTGAGCGGCAGCTGGGCCAACCGCGGTCTCTTGTGCAAGGTCTATAAGGTAAGCAGCTCAGACAGAAGGGAGGACAAATAA
- a CDS encoding 4Fe-4S dicluster domain-containing protein — translation MARYAMVIDTRKCTGCQSCTVACRVNNELPIDMIYNPVMTHGPLGKFPHVRMVHIPSLCMHCGNSPCVDACPTGASQQREDGIVWVEENKCVGCKACVMACPYGARVSNGAKGTVQKCNFCKDDRVDQGKVPWCVQTCHQKARIFGDIEDQDSEVFKLVNKTKTTGRLLEELGTEPFVYYLY, via the coding sequence ATGGCACGTTATGCAATGGTTATTGATACACGGAAATGTACGGGCTGTCAGTCCTGCACAGTGGCTTGCCGGGTCAATAATGAACTGCCCATCGATATGATTTATAATCCGGTCATGACCCATGGGCCCCTGGGAAAATTTCCTCATGTGAGGATGGTCCATATTCCTTCTTTATGTATGCATTGTGGCAATTCTCCCTGTGTGGATGCCTGCCCCACCGGGGCATCCCAGCAGCGTGAAGACGGCATCGTCTGGGTGGAAGAAAACAAATGCGTGGGTTGTAAAGCCTGTGTCATGGCCTGCCCTTATGGGGCCCGTGTGTCCAATGGGGCAAAGGGAACCGTCCAGAAATGCAACTTCTGTAAGGATGACCGGGTTGATCAAGGCAAAGTGCCCTGGTGTGTGCAAACCTGTCACCAAAAAGCCCGGATTTTTGGCGATATTGAGGATCAGGACAGCGAAGTATTCAAACTGGTCAATAAAACCAAGACCACAGGGCGCTTGTTGGAAGAACTGGGGACTGAACCCTTTGTCTATTATCTTTATTGA